Proteins encoded within one genomic window of Neoarius graeffei isolate fNeoGra1 chromosome 18, fNeoGra1.pri, whole genome shotgun sequence:
- the LOC132866638 gene encoding SCAN domain-containing protein 3-like codes for MVDKKAADAIRSVPLSNDTICRRVDEMAGDIVQQVTDKLKGAGSFVLQLDESTDVNGEAQLIMFARFKDDTVNDIVEHIVFCKPLPDKTTGEDIFNLIVFFTEHELDWKCCSHVCTDGAASITGRHRGLVSRIRQVNPDIQGMHCIIHREALASKRMSPELDSVLTDAVKVINFIKSRPLNSRLFHKLCEEMGSDHHQLLLHTDVRWLSRGKALQRLFELREQVHDFLSEHGHPLAAQLEDQTWLAHLAYLTDVFGRLNELNTSLQGNDKTVLQMYDKVSAFMRKTDLWLRRCEKGDVSNFPQLNSWIADMKQNMKQNILKTVKMHLAKLTAEFESYFPDIEDMCTRLDWIRRPFMHSSMDTAPEQLHESLTDLSSDSGFRLKFSETSLTQFWCCVEKEYPELAKEALYQLQPFGPTYLCEVTFSALTHIKTKHRNRLQLERSIITAVATIQPRLQKLMSGRQVQVSH; via the coding sequence ATGGTGGATAAAAAAGCCGCGGATGCAATCCGGTCAGTACCGCTGTCTAACGACACTATATGCCGCAGGGTGGATGAGATGGCTGGTGACATTGTTCAGCAGGTGACCGACAAACTGAAAGGAGCGGGATCTTTTGTGCTACAGTTAGACGAGTCTACTGACGTGAATGGAGAAgcccagttgatcatgtttgctcGTTTCAAAGATGACACAGTCAACGATATAGTTGAACACATCGTCTTCTGCAAGCCACTACCCGATAAAACCACGGGTGAGGACATTTttaatttgattgtttttttcacagagcATGAGTTGGACTGGAAGTGCTGCTCGCATGTATGCACAGACGGGGCAGCGTCTATAACAGGTCGGCACCGCGGACTTGTCTCTCGCATCAGGCAGGTAAACCCCGATATCCAAGGCATGCACTGCATAATTCACAGAGAAGCATTGGCTTCCAAACGCATGAGCCCAGAACTGGACAGTGTTTTGACAGACGCTGTGAAAGTGATTAACTTCATTAAATCACGACCTCTCAATTCAAGACTGTTCCACAAGCTGTGCGAGGAAATGGGCAGTGACCATCATCAGCTGCTGCTACATACAGACGTACGTTGGCTATCAAGGGGGAAAGCACTACAGAGACTATTTGAACTGAGAGAGCAGGTGCACGATTTCCTCTCAGAGCATGGACATCCTCTGGCTGCTCAACTTGAAGACCAGACCTGGTTGGCTCACCTGGCTTACCTCACTGATGTTTTTGGCCGTCTGAATGAGTTGAACACAAGCTTGCAAGGTAATGACAAAACTGTTCTTCAGATGTATGATAAAGTTTCAGCATTCATGAGGAAAACTGACCTCTGGTTGAGAAGGTGTGAAAAGGGGGATGTCAGTAATTTCCCTCAGCTTAACTCTTGGATAGCTGACATGAAACAGAACATGAAGCAGaacattttgaaaactgtaaaaATGCACCTGGCCAAACTGACAGCTGAGTTTGAATCCTACTTCCCAGACATTGAGGACATGTGTACTAGACTTGACTGGATACGCAGGCCGTTCATGCACAGCAGCATGGATACAGCACCAGAGCAACTCCATGAGAGCCTCACTGACCTGTCTTCAGACAGTGGCTTCAGACTGAAGTTTTCAGAGACATCGCTGACACAGTTTTGGTGCTGTGTGGAGAAAGAGTACCCAGAGCTTGCAAAAGAGGCTCTCTACCAGTTGCAGCCATTTGGGCCGACATACTTGTGTGAGGTCACTTTCTCAGCTCTGACACACATAAAGACCAAACACAGGAACAGACTTCAACTGGAGAGAAGTATCATTACAGCTGTTGCCACTATTCAACCCAGGTTACAGAAACTCATGAGTGGCAGACAAGTGCAAGTGTCTCACTAA